A window of the Amycolatopsis solani genome harbors these coding sequences:
- a CDS encoding AMP-binding protein has product MTLLGAGARLVDVAGGRTLAGAELSAEVGRSMEALAGLPAGVVFARMSVDLDSVLTYLGAFESGRAIALIDPALDADVLAGLVSRFRPAAVLSASGDAPDGYSVRGADWVRDAAEGVRPHPDLAVLLPTSGSTGNPKLVRLSRQAILANADAIAQVLHIDSDEVAPTCLPLHYSYGLSVLNSHLVRDATVVIEPSGVLGRGFWDAVNTYGVTSLSGVPYHYEMLRRLKFDPAKYPTLRTLTQAGGKLRDDLIAEFNDKMLAVGGRMYVMYGQTEAAPRMTTVPAERLAEKLGSAGPALPGGKFSVRRDDGSETTHPKIVGEVVYRGPNVMLGYADDESGLAKGDEYGGVLATGDLGYLDEEGYLFITGRLKRIGKVFGNRVSLDDLEHAARTAAVGIDVVAAVAAGDKVVLFAEGVDKDICKDASRALAERLHLHASGFDVRPIETVPLLASGKIDYRTLEGRV; this is encoded by the coding sequence GTGACGCTGTTGGGTGCGGGAGCCCGGCTGGTCGATGTGGCCGGGGGCCGCACGCTGGCGGGCGCGGAACTGTCGGCCGAAGTCGGCCGCTCGATGGAAGCGCTGGCCGGGCTGCCGGCCGGCGTCGTGTTCGCGCGGATGTCGGTCGACCTGGACAGCGTGCTGACCTACCTCGGCGCGTTCGAGTCCGGGCGAGCGATCGCGCTGATCGACCCGGCGCTGGACGCCGACGTGCTGGCCGGGCTGGTCTCGCGCTTCCGCCCGGCGGCCGTGCTGTCGGCTTCGGGCGACGCGCCGGACGGCTACTCGGTGCGCGGCGCCGACTGGGTCCGCGACGCCGCCGAGGGAGTCCGTCCGCACCCCGACCTCGCCGTCCTCCTGCCGACCAGCGGGTCGACCGGCAACCCGAAGCTCGTGCGGCTCTCGCGGCAGGCGATCCTGGCCAACGCCGACGCCATCGCGCAGGTGCTGCACATCGACTCCGACGAGGTGGCGCCCACCTGCCTGCCGCTGCACTACAGCTACGGCCTGTCGGTGCTGAACTCGCACCTGGTGCGGGACGCGACCGTCGTCATCGAGCCCTCCGGCGTGCTCGGCCGCGGGTTCTGGGACGCGGTGAACACGTACGGCGTGACGTCCCTCTCGGGAGTCCCGTACCACTACGAAATGCTGCGGCGGCTCAAGTTCGACCCCGCGAAGTACCCGACGCTGCGCACGCTGACGCAGGCCGGCGGGAAGCTGCGCGACGACCTGATCGCCGAGTTCAACGACAAGATGCTCGCGGTCGGCGGCCGGATGTACGTCATGTACGGCCAGACCGAGGCCGCGCCGCGGATGACGACGGTGCCCGCCGAAAGACTGGCCGAAAAGCTCGGTTCCGCCGGGCCGGCGCTGCCGGGCGGGAAGTTCTCGGTCCGTCGCGACGACGGGTCGGAGACCACGCACCCGAAAATTGTCGGTGAGGTCGTCTACCGTGGGCCCAATGTGATGCTGGGTTACGCGGACGACGAGTCCGGCCTGGCCAAGGGTGACGAATACGGCGGCGTGCTGGCCACCGGTGACCTCGGGTACCTCGACGAAGAGGGGTACCTGTTCATCACCGGGCGGCTCAAGCGCATCGGCAAGGTGTTCGGCAACCGTGTCAGCCTCGACGACCTCGAGCACGCCGCGCGCACGGCGGCGGTGGGGATCGACGTGGTGGCGGCCGTGGCCGCCGGTGACAAGGTCGTGCTGTTCGCCGAGGGCGTCGACAAGGACATCTGCAAGGACGCGTCGCGGGCGCTGGCCGAGCGGCTGCACCTGCACGCCAGCGGGTTCGACGTGCGCCCGATCGAAACCGTGCCGCTGCTGGCCAGCGGCAAGATCGACTACCGGACGTTGGAGGGGCGGGTATGA